The following is a genomic window from Hemibagrus wyckioides isolate EC202008001 linkage group LG22, SWU_Hwy_1.0, whole genome shotgun sequence.
ATACTTAGCTGAAAAGCTAGCTGTTCCTGCTCTCAGAGGCACaacaaaaattcagtagaaaagGTAAAAGTGAGTGGCTAGCCTCTGGCTACCATTTACTGGGGCTACAAAGGTGACTGACCACCTCACACTGCTGTTTATTTACCTGTGTAATGAGAGTCAGGCTGCAAAACCCACACAGCTGAGGGAGAACAGGCTAGCTCATATTACCTTTAGAGGCACTACAAGAAGATTTAAAAATTGGCAAACAATGcttgagatagatagatagatagatagatagatagatagatagatagatagatagatagatagatagatagatagatagatagatagaaggggGGGGAGGTATTCCATAACATTTCTCATCAGGGCAGAATGAGTTTACGATTACGTTTCATCAATCTTTCTGCTAATAGAATGATAAATGCAATGATATTAGATTTTTTGTTTGACAAGTCTAGGTTATCATTTTTAACACCAAAGATACTGTATGTAAGATTGGCTCTGGATTGAGTGATCTTCCTATGATGTCTGACAGTGATTTAAAGATTAAATTCCAGTTGTTATAAATGACAGGGCATTTCCTAAACGTGTGTGCTAGTGTATCAGGTCCCAGGTGTGTAACAGGTCCCAACATCTGTAACAAACAATACAGCATGAGTCAGGTGACAGTGGTCTGTTTTCTTCCCTCGCTTCGGCCAGACTGAAGATGAGGGCTAGCTACAGACTTATCATCTGTCTCAACTGGGTGGTGCCATCTTGTGGTGGCAGTCTGTATTGCAGCccaaatatgtacagtatattagagccAAATACACTATACCAggcttttattcatttacatggACATTGAACGTGACCACACGTTATTGTGTGTCACACTACTGATGCTGCAGCTTGTCTCCAGCGATCACAGGATGAATGTGGAAACATCATAGAAAGCTTCAGTTTGGAAAGATGACGTCTGTGTAATATCTTCAACTGCAAAAGTCCATGTCTAGTACACACTGAGGAAGAATAAACTCATTCTTGTGGACTAACTTGTTTCAATATcttaaaatagtttaaaaaaacGAAGGATTTGTTAATGGAGTTGAGCCAGAGGTAGATATGCCTGTAAAATTAATCCTGCCCAAAAGGAGGGGGAGCTGTGTAATTTTCTATACAAGCCCAATCAGTCAGATCTTTCAGGAGCCCAAAGGAGAGAGGacttatatacaatatacactatcATTCCCTCACATTACAATGTCATGGCCACACATTGAGCAACATCCTCACAATCTGGTGGGCAGACAGACCCCAGTTTATGTGACTAGACAGCTGACTGTGAAGAGGAACTGAGCGGCACCAGGGCAGCACAGGAAACTGACTTTTACCACTGCTACTCTGATGACactcaacttatcttctccttccctccctcagataccatggcttctgcttggatctcagcatgtctggaaGACATACCTTAATGGGTGTCAGCTCATCAGccgaaactcaatcccagcaaaagtAAACTGCTGTTCATGTCCAGGTAAGGATCTTGCGATCTTCCTTGAAACTCCCTGGTGACCACTGCTCActaccttggggtaaccatagATAATAAACTGTCATTTTCCTCACACATTGCTAATTTGACATGTTTGTgacatttgttttctttacagTATCAGAAAGATtctgccatttttatccacataggctgctcaggtgcttgttcagtctcttgtcatttcgaggctggactactgcaactcgcTGCTGGCAGATCTACCTCTGAGTTCAATTcaacctctgcaaatgatccaaaatgcagctatGTGATTTGTTTTCAACCTCTAAGTtctcacactccaccacactgCTGCGCTCATTGCAGTGGTTTCCAGTAGATTCACAcatcacatttaaaacactcaTGCTTgcttacaaagccaaaaatggaccagcagcctcttacctcaaagctcttctCACTCCCtgcactgcaccacactccctCAGATCCTACAGCATTATTGTATATCACAGTTAcatcaataataaaatatattattattattatatacttcATGTTATATTTTCATTAAACAATAATTACACTTCTAACCAGTCCAGAGGGGTTGTGTGGAAGTGCAATAGTTTTGCCATGGGAATCGTCAATTGTCTACAAAACACAGCAATGCCTGCTGGACGGtgatttatcattattaatatttatgaaagGTCCTATCTCATATACCTGAATGGATATGAATGGGATTCATTGGTCATGTACTTTAACACGCTCAAGAAATTTGCTTCCTGTATAAGAACTACTAACATAAATATCCACAATGTATCTATAGTTTACAGGCAATAAAGTTATTAAGATATGTAATTCTTTTGCTCTGAAATGCTACAACAAATCTAATATTCAGAGTTTGTGGTATTTTGCACTGTGATATTTGTTGGTTATTTTCTAATATTTGTATAAGTCAGTGAAGTGTAATGCCTTTACTCAGGAGTGCTTCATTAAACCCAATACTATAGTTTGATATATTTTGTACTGTGATATTTATCAACATTATGTAACACTCTATCTGCATGGAATCCttaaaataaagtttgtttCATCAAAAGTATATTTGTGTAAGAATGCTCTGTCTTCCTAATTtccatttgtttacatttatcatATATTTGTATGACTTATGTCTGAAAGTTACATCAAAATCTTTGAGGACGATGAAAGCTTGTTTAATATTTCTGCTGCTTTAACATTCTCTGATATCATTGTTGTGCTATGGTCATGTCCTTACAGAGTAATCTGACGGTTATTAAAATCCACCTAAATGTACAAGAACTGGAGGTGAATTTTTGTGAAAGGCCAGTGTTCATGATAAATGTTTGCTCTTTTACTTGGCCCAGCAGAGGGTCAAGTATCAGGCCTCACCTACAGTTTATAAATATCTGTGTCTactaaagaaatgaagaaatatacaggggttggacaatgaaactgaaacactggaggtttcatggctaaatttgaccagcctggtggccaatcttcattgattgcacattccaccagtaagagcagagtgtgaaggtttaattagcagagtaatagcacagttttgcttaaaatattgcaatgcacacaacattatgggtgacatatcagagttcaaaagaggacaaattgttggtgcacgtctcgctggcgcatctatGACTAaaacagcaagtctttgtgatgtatcaagagccacggtatccagggtaatgtcagcataccaccaagaaggacgaaccacatccaacaggagtaactgtggacgcaagaggaagctgtctgaaagggatgtccaaCTTTttgattgtatccaaaaaacataaaaccacagctgcccgactcactgcagaattaaatgtgcacctcaactctcctgtttccaccaaaactgaccgttgggagctccacagggtcaatgtacatggccgggctgctatagccaaacctttaaTTATAACCTGCTataatgccaaacgtcggtttcaatggtgccagcagcaaaaatcttgggctgtggacaatgtgaaacatgtattgttctctgatgagtccaccttcactgtctttcccacatccgggagagttacggtgtggagaagccccaaagaagcgtaccacccagactgttgcatgcccagagtgaagcatgggggtggatcagtgatggtttggactgcaatatcatggcattccctaggcccaatacttgtgctagatgggcgcgtcactgccaactactaccgaaccattctgggggaccatgtgcacccaatggttcaaacattgtatcctgaaggcggtaccgtgtatcaggatgataatgtaccaatacacacagcaagactggtgacagagtggtttgatgaacatgaaagtgaagttgaacatctcccatggcctgcacagtcaccagatctaaatattattgagccactttggggtgttttggaggagcgagtcaggaaacgttttcctccaccagcatcacgtagtgacctggccactattctgcaagaagaatggctcaaaatccctctggccactgtgcaggacttgtatctgtcattcccaagatgaattgatgctgaattggccacaaaaggaggccctacaccatactaatgaattattgtggtctaaaaccaggcgtttcagtttcattttccAACCCCTGTACTTCATAGAGGAATATACTAttgattttattaattaaagtagatttattggggaaaaaacataaaatggGTAACACTTggtgttggctttgcggatgcagcgtgtggtgtaaatgtccgtgatagaggtgagagagactccgatgatcttttcagctgtcctcactatccgctgaagggtcttgtgatccgagacggtgcagttcccaaaccaggcagtgatgcagctgctcaggacgctctcgatggtccctctatagaacacagtcaggatggggggacttggctttacaccaggctgttagttgttgcacctcctctctatacgctgactcgtcgttcttgctgatgagacccaccatggttGTGTGCCAGCAAAgcgaacagcagtggactgagcacacagccgtgaggagctccagtgctcagtgtggtggtgctggaggtgctgttcccgatccggactgactgagctTTACcagtcaggaagtccaggatccagGTACAGAGGGTGGTGTACAGGCCCAGCTGGCTCAGCAtctcaatcaggtgctgagggatgattatCTTGAATGCtaaactgaagtctatgaacagcattcgtacgTATGagttgatgtgcctcatgacgagcctctcgaagcatttcatcacgattggtgtgagggcggcgggacgatagtcattgaggcaggaaactgtaGACTTGTACTAGTGTTTTTATAGTTGAAACAAaagtaaacaacaaaataaacaaataaatcaaacaactatatttatatattatatatatatatatatatatatatatatatatatatatatatataaattacaataaaaaaattattattatattattataattattattattaaaaaaataattgttcatGTCTGGTGGGTCCTGGATGCACTCCAGGTGTTGCTGCTGACTTGCCCACAGTTTCATACAGTGTATTGTGTTCACTTTGGATACTACAATGTTAGTACTGAACTTTTTTGTATGCGGTCTTTTATTTACCTGTTGTTTTGAAGAGGCTCACTCCAACCCAGCGGGCCCTTTCAGCTCCTCGACGGCCAGGTGTATGAGCCAGAACGTTATCTGGCCCCGAGGCTGACCCTCTGCATGTGGTGTTTGAGCTGCTCCCTGGAAACGCTCTTGGGGATGGCTGCATCAAACCGGTAGATCCAGTGAAAGATGTCCAGACACACAACCATCCCGTTGTCACATTTAATATTTTGGGGACAGATTAATTGGCCAGCCGAAACATTTCCATAAGTCTCTGTGGACTCCTCACAGGTCAGCACGAATGAAAATATTTGGGAGTGCTCATTGCTGATGCTGGTGAACCATTCAGCTGAGCCTTGACCCTCCCCAGACAGCGTCTTCACCTAAAACATACAAGTTACCATTTGATAACCTGTTCGATTCtacaatgtgtttttttttttatcattttaaaacagTGTGAAATTTTGTTAAATTTGAAACTCACAGTACTGCATTATGTTTGCCATTAGATACAGTACAGCCATATCTTTCGACTTACACCCATTTTCAACACAGTGCCAAAAATGGAGAGGATCTGGCTCCGCTAATCCTGAACGTTGTTTGCCTCTGCCAGCAGGAAGGCATGGAGCAGGAGATGAGCTGAGGGCAGCTCTCTTGGAGCAGGTGGAGACTGAAACCTGTCCCCCAATGTTGGAGACGATCCCACTAGTTTCCACTAGACTCATGAGGTGCTTGGTGTACAGGTCCTTGTGTTGACGATACTCCTCAAAGTCATTCTCCTGTATTTGCTGCCACACTTTTACTATATTGTTCAATTCGGTCCGGTCACGCAAAGTCGCACAACGCACAACAAATTCTTGCACAGATCATTGATGTCCTTGTAGGTTTGAACAAACAGTGGACTTGGACTTCTTGGACCTGACAGTGGGCTCCAACTCCTCTGGCCGGTCAGTGTGCTCTGACTGCTAGGGTTGGCCCTTTCCTGTGGCTCTTGGGTCTTGAGCAAATCTAACAAATTTACAGAAAAAGGAATTTTATTAActacaataatacagtataataataataaaaataacaatataaataaacaatataataaacCCAATCATATTATAAATAGAGCTTGATTTCTGTTTACTCTCGCTTTATCTCACTTTCTTTCCACAGCCTGACTTGCAGCTTCCAGTTCAGCATCATCACCTGGCCATGATGAAGGATCACACTTGGTGGTACTTGCCTGCTGCTGAGGAacaataattgtattttaactATCGAGATTTTATGATTTCCCAGCTTTTAATAAACAATCCTAAAACACATCTGACTTGTTTGAgcattttttattgttctgtgcTATTCTTCTATTTCTGTTTGTAACACTTagttaatgtcattttaaataagATAACCAAAGTAAATAATATTACCTTTCCTCAGACCATGTGCTCCTGTGACCATGCGGCAGAAAAGGAAGTCCCGCCTTCACATGATGCTGGATAGTGACTCCCACATATTGGATTGTTCTTTGATACTTTTTGACTATTCTAGTTGATTGAAAAAATTTAAAGTCACATCCAGTGGATTTAGGGCTTTTGAAAACTTTCCTTTGCCTGAGGGCTATGCTGTGCAGTAATGCTTACTATTTCATGTATCCTACATCATTTGAAACAAGCCAGTGGAACGGTGCATTTTCATATTGTCCAAATGGCACGACCAGCTTTCCAAGATACTGCTGACGTGTCAGTGTGGGGATCCCCTCATTCACAAGGAGCTTCTCTGAGTGGACCAGGACAGTCGACTGGTTCAGCAACTCCAGTGGAGGCGTAAGGAAGACCATACTGCTTTCCCTGTAGTGACAAGCCTCTTTGGTTGCCATCAGTATGGCCTGCTGGTGATTTTCAGGGGCATCTGGGTTCAAGACACAGATTGGGGCCACCATCCTCAGCTGTAGCCTActgaaatacacttttaaaacaacaacaaaaacaagaacaacaacaacagcagcagcagcctgatAATAATGAACTTTGATGCTGACTGTTCACTTATTTAATTGTGTCCAGACACTAAAAAAAGCAGAGCCAAGACCAAACAGTTTAAGCAAAGATATAAAGACTACGATGAGGAAGAAGCCATCTTAAATAACAAtatctgtttaataaaaaactAAGTAGAAATGAagtaattaatattcattatgtACAGCATGGTGGTGCCTAAAGAAACACGGCTTAGCAGGCAGTCGAATGGTAAAGTGGTAAAtgtaacaagcaaacaaataaataaagtagtgtGCAAGGTCTCACCTGTTtgttttcaataaaaataataataataataataataataataataataagctgataAAGCAAGCAAAATggctttttcaagccaacataagATTGTTAACTGAAAATTTTAGGGTTTGCAGAAACGACAGAAACACGTAAAGCAAATCTTTAAAATGATGATCAGTAAAATGTAATTCCACCAAACTGAACCAAATATCACATCTCGACCAATGACAGCGTGTAACTGTCTACAGTCAGAGAAGACTTTACCCCACCGTAGAATCTGAGTCACTCCTGGTGACTTACTAATGTGACACTATGGCTGATGTTCATTGTGTTTGTAGCACATCATCAACTCattattccatttttttaatgaaatgttgtGGAAGATATAAATGTGTCAAAAGCAATTATGTTAATGGATGGACCCTACGAAAAGGAGGTAATCTGTAAGAAGGACAAAGCGAGTTACAGCATGAGTTTATAAAGGTCGACTACAAATTGTATATAAAACCTGCACTGGATTATAAACGATTTCCGCCCATTCCAATATGGCGGACGCATTGACGTGTCGGGGTACATATCAATATCCGGTTTAAAAATCCTctactgtttaaaaatatggattttacatgttattattattattattttattaacattattttaccACTTGCGCCTCgtccaaaaaaaaattattattttatttaatacctaaataaatatagaaacatatgTCGccatgttgttgatttttaaaaacCCTTGACGTATACAGGAGGCATTTAGAACGCATTTGAAAGTAAACCCGGCGacgaaacaacaacaacttggACTGCTTGTGGACTCTCGTTACATCAGATCGACATTTATTTCTTCGAAGACGATGAACTTTGGCAAGTTTCTTCCCAGCGCGAGCAGTTTCCGGAGTGTGGCCTGCGTCGGCGGTCTGCTCGCGCTCACCTCGGCGGGATACTGGGCTTATCGCAGGCTGAAGAGGAGAAGCGGTCTGCCCGCTGCCGATCATCAACCTGCTCCAGGTAAGAAGAGAAGAGCTCACTTAGCACTTAGCTTGTGTCTTTATAATCAGCTTACAGtttacaaagacacacagagatggtgtgtgtgtgtgtatgaaatgaaagactTTAATATTCAGCGGATAAACAGGATAAACCCCGGTGTGTAGTTTAGCTAACAGAGCTAGCTATAAAGCGCTTAGCTGAGCTAACGTTAGCCCGCGATGCTACATTAAGAAGAGGATTTAAGGTCTAAAAGTGTtgatgtgaggaataaaacacttggagtTGTGCTTTTagatgaaatgaatgaaggacAGGGTGATGTCCAGAAGCCCGACATGAAGCGGAGTTACTGTTAGCTTTCCTCTTATTCCTCTCAAACCACAGCGATTTATTCACTATTGTCAGTGTTCAGTAAAAACCTTTCATCAATTATCTGTAACACtttaaagttacatttaatgttgcagAAACATGAGAGATCTTgttgtcacactgttacagcagctgtgaacacacacacacacacacacacacacacacaccctctgcaGGGACATGAATAAATAGTGATTTggttaaatgtgtaaaattgATTACAGGAGCTGTTGCTGATGTGGAGGAAGTGGAGGAcgtccaggtatgtgtcagtaataaAGCACTACAGTTAAAACACTTCATACTACAATGAACATTGTATTAGCTGTTCATTtctaacagagtgtgtgtgtttatgaaggtCACTGAGCCAATCTGCCAGCTCCCGTCCACTGAACTCCACCCTCAGACGTCAGCTGTCGTcctggtaattttatatttcagccTTTTTTCAGCCTAGTTTTTACTctaatgaaattgttccatgtGTTTGTATGAAACTGCTTTGATGAGAGTCACACTGTAATCTTTGTGCTGTAGTTTTCACGCCACAGCCGTGCTGGTGAGCTGCACAGCGCCCGGCGTAACATCTGGTTCCTCACCTCCCACATCTACGGCTCCCAGATTCAGGTATTTTATTAAAGTCAACGCAGCAGCAGAAACACAAATGTACGCTCTTGTTTGCATGTTGTATTCACTTGgtgctgtgtttctgtctctagtCGGTGGAAGTTGAGAGATATTTCATCCAGCCGTGGTGGTTTACCGTCGGCGAGACCTCCTGTGTTCCTTTGGTAATAGCAGTCTTCGTTTCttttataaagcatttattaTGAATAGATGAGCGTTTGAGTGACATGCAGTTGTCGTGGTTGTTTTTAGCAGGGATCCTCGAACTCCACCACATGTGAGGACTCTTTCACCACCGTACAGGTAAGAGCTGAATTGTTGCAGCACCACAAAGTTTTAGTAAGTACAGAGACTGagtttctccttttttcctcaTAAGCGAGTCTCTCGGAGCGCGAAAGAGCCGGCGTCCTGCCGTGGCGTGGAGACTGTCACCTATGTGCCGCACGAGGATGGCGAAGTAAATTCATTACACTGTCCGCTACATTGTCCAGTTCACTTCTGGGATTTGTTCATGTGCACTGtcaatgtttgtgttttattcacagcAAACCTGCTCTCACCTGCCTGTGGGTGTGGAGGATCTGGTCGACACGTCCCatctggaggaagaggaaagttCCTTCACTCCTCATGCTGACTTGGACGTTGAGTCAGATTTTGAGGTAATCCATTGTCACAGACTCGATTTGTATCTACATCAGTGGGATTCTGGAtaactgtactgtgtgctgtTTAATGATCTCATGCTGTTTTCTGTCTGCAGGAAAGTAACAATGATCTTTCTCCTGAGGAGAGCGAGGTGCCCTTCATCAGGTAGGGTCGTCTTCACCTATTGACATGTTATCTCATGTCAATGTAACAAAAATCGGCTCATCAGCTcgttttgttttggggttttttttagctcGCATCTCTGGCTCGAAGGCGTTACAGACGTTGCTCTGAAGCTGCCTGCCATTCGCCAGGCGTTCTCTGTGAGTCAACCTTTCTTTACTCGTCTAGTTTCTCTGAAGATGTGTTGTTCCTACACATAACTGTGTGTTATCTCTCATGTTCAGAGAATGTTGGACTGCATGCTCGTGCAGAACCTCCTGTTCATATCAGGGAAGAAGATGCtcatgcgtctggcagcagccAACAAAAAGGTGAGTGCTGATTTCACCCGGTTCTGTCTCGTACGCACCCAGCGTTAGTCGAGGTGACAAAGGTGTCTCCTTTTCCGGACAGGACGTAAACGGTGTTAAGCTGGCCTACGAGTTTGTGATCCGTTTCCTGAGACAGCCGTCCAACTGGGAATCGATCGAGGCGGAGTTACTCCAGGCTCAGGTAAGCTGGGAAATAACCGTTTACAATTACACCTCACTAAATGTAAAGGACTAGAGATTCAGTCTTTAAGGTGTAAATGGAATTGCTTTTTCTAACGTTTCTCTCCTGTGCAGCTGCACCATTTCAGCTTCTTTGATTTGTTCTTCGAGCTCGTCCTGTTCAGATGCTTTTTACACAGCTCGCCACCTCCAGCTGTAAGACtctcataaacactatataacTGGCAGCTAAACTTGGGAGAAGGTTCTATCGCGTAACATcatgtttcttgtttttcttctttaaagtcGGATGGAGGATTATTGCAGCGTCTGTTTATAGCCATCAGCCAGTGGGACGTGGACATCAGGGAGCCTGAGGCAGAGCGGctctttttaaggctttctgtaAATGAGGAACTTTTTCTAATGCCATGATACACATTATAAAGAATCTGCTTTAATTTCTCTGATCAATCTCATCAGTATCctgctggaaatgtgtgtgtgtgtgtgtttgtacagaatatgctgacagtgctccttgaggaccttttctatcagcctctggagctttaCAGAGATCCAGCAGCTTTAGACTCTGCAGTGCTGAGGATCGTGAAGCAGCGTGTACAGGAGATAATGAAGACCATAGAGAGAGTCTGAGTAACATTCACacccctctaacacacacctctttaTCCCATTTGTCTTAAAGAGTGATCAGGACACACATCTATTATTTGCTATTGGATCCTCATCAGTAGATTAAACTCTGTAGTTTTTTTCCATTGGTAACGTAGAACTGTTTTTATTCTCCATTTTGTTTAATCATAGATTACTATTAACTGATTCATAACCAACCAAAgtttaataaactaataaatgtcCTGGTCACACTTTAAACactgttctttctctttccatgtTACTCGAGCTCTCTGTAGGTAAGTAAATACTTATTTCagtgtttgttgttattatgaACTGATTAATAACCTCTTTCAATTTTCTTCCTTCCTGAGCAGCTGTAGAGACATCGCTGGAGTtcacctttacatttaccttttattatacttttcatttttattagatatttaacttttattataCATTCATGTTCTACTAGATATTTAATCCTATCTatatttttaagcttttattaggtatttaagttttattagatttttaagcttttattaggtatttaagttttattagatttttaagcttttattaggtatttaagttttattaggtatttaagcttttttaggtatttaagttttattagatctttaagcttttattacgtatttaagttttattagatctttaagctttttttaggtatttaagttttattagatttttatgaagtttatgtttaatgttgtatcattgtattttatcattttatgtagattttaataaaaatttattgCCTCACATTTGAGATTTCATGGTGATCATTCCCTCTTTTCAAATTCTTCTGTTCTATGTTGTTAAATATCTAATGTTCATCATGGCATAGAGGAGGACTGggtgtgtttttatctgattaaattaaatgtaaaagatCCTCCTATAAAAGGTTTACACCATGGTTTCTTTTTAAACTCAGACTAATTCCCAGGTAAATGACAAGTTGCTATATGGCCACAACATGTAGCAGAGAgtacttttatttctattttacaaTTTGTAGATTCATGTGTAAAGTATTccatacataaataatattacTTGACTCTTATAATCTGCATTTATAATCTAATtctgcatttgtgttttatATCAACATAACTGATTCATACAGAGGAGAGGCTCAGTGGCTTAGTGTTTAGCACATTTATCTCTGAGGTTGGTGATTCAGTTCCTgcctctgtcctgtgtgtgtgtgtgtgtgtgtgtgtgtgttttcctcttgGTATTCTGAATACCTCTCACAGTCCAATGACGTGCGGTAgattgattggcatctctaaattatccaaagtgtgtgtgtgtgtgtgactgttcccTGTGTTGGGCTGGCACAGTGTTTAGGGTGTCCCCTGGTCCCCTTGGATAGGATCAGGTTCCCACTGACCCTGTGTAAgataaacagttcagaaaatggatggaaggaagattCATACAAAGTTTTATAAACACCAATCAGCCTtaatattatgagcagtgagaggtgaagtgaataacactgattatctcctcatcatggcacctgttagtgggtgggagatattaggcagcaagtgaacattttctcctcaatgtctgacaagggccaaattgtgatggctagacgactggatcagagcatctccaaaactacagctcttgtggggtgttcccggtctgcagtggtcagtatctatcaaatgttactttgacatgtaccacctacctaagcattgttgcagaccatatACACCCTTTCATGAAAACAGTATTCCCTGTTTTCATGAgacggattgtcc
Proteins encoded in this region:
- the LOC131343055 gene encoding uncharacterized protein LOC131343055, which gives rise to MNFGKFLPSASSFRSVACVGGLLALTSAGYWAYRRLKRRSGLPAADHQPAPGAVADVEEVEDVQVTEPICQLPSTELHPQTSAVVLFSRHSRAGELHSARRNIWFLTSHIYGSQIQSVEVERYFIQPWWFTVGETSCVPLQGSSNSTTCEDSFTTVQRVSRSAKEPASCRGVETVTYVPHEDGEQTCSHLPVGVEDLVDTSHLEEEESSFTPHADLDVESDFEESNNDLSPEESEVPFISSHLWLEGVTDVALKLPAIRQAFSRMLDCMLVQNLLFISGKKMLMRLAAANKKDVNGVKLAYEFVIRFLRQPSNWESIEAELLQAQLHHFSFFDLFFELVLFRCFLHSSPPPASDGGLLQRLFIAISQWDVDIREPEAERLFLRLSNMLTVLLEDLFYQPLELYRDPAALDSAVLRIVKQRVQEIMKTIERV